A stretch of DNA from Oceanispirochaeta sp.:
AATCAATTATTTCAGGCCTTGAGCGCCAATGGTAAGGGCGTGATCAAGCTGGATCAGCATGAATACCAGGACTCTTATGATTACTTCCGGGTCGCCGGGACCTATCTTCAGGGACTTCCTCCCGGCATCCTCAATTCAGTTCTTTCTCTTAATATGGCCTGTGCCCTCAATGGATTAAACAGAGATCGGGAAGCCCTTGAGATTTTGAAGATGGCCCTTAAAAGAGCGGAAGAGCTGAATGCGGTGATACTGGAATGCTCTGTTCTGGATGAGATTTCTCTTCTCCTTATGAAACAGGGTCATCTCGCTGAAGCCCGGGGTTATCTGGAGCGAGGTCTCGAGATCAGTAAGGATGAAATTTATTGCGACACAAGTTCCGAGCTGGTTTATCACTATGCCGAATTGCTTGTGCGGGAAGGTAATTATGCTATTGCCGAAGCCCTTATTGAAAAATATGGGACAGAAGCCGAGGGAGATATACAGCTTGGAATGTATCATAAGATAGCTGCCGAAATTTTTGAGAAGAAAGGGGAGTTTCAAAAGGCTCTCGAGTCTTATAAAACACTCAATACCATAAATGAGAAAATTCAGGGTACTCAGTCCATTCAGTCCGTATTCAGGCAGGAAAAGAGGGAACTCCAGGATCAAAATCATCGTCTAATGCTGATCAGTACCATCGGGCAGGAGTTGGTTGCCAATCTGGATATCGGGCAAATTCTAAACCTGATCTATGAACAAATGAATGCCCTTATGCCTGTCGATCTTTTCTCTGTGGCTACTGTGTCCGGGAATGACATTGAAGTTAAATTCACTGTTTACTTTGGTGAACGGATCGAGCCATATCTCATTCATAAAGAGGATACAAACAGCCTTATGGGCTGGACAGCCCGGAATGACAAAGAAATCTTCATGAGGGATGTGAAGACAGAATCATATCAATATGTCGGTAAAATCGTTCCTATGAAGGGGAGTGAATCTGATGGTATGAATTCTGTGATTTGCATTCCCCTACACTATATCACCGAAATTGTTGGAGTTTTATCTGTTCAGAGCGGAAAGGCGAATGCCTATTCCGGTTTTGATTTAGATAATCTGAGAGCTCTGGCATCTTATGCGGGCATCGCCCTGCGGAATGCTCTGCAGACAGAAAAAATGAGTGAACTGAACGAAGTTCTCAGGCGTCAGTCTTCGGTTGATAGTTTAACGGGTCTTGTGAACAGACGGGAGTTTGAGCGTCAGGCTAAAAATATCTGGCGGGTTTGTCGCAGGAATAACTTACTGGTGTCTCTTATCATGATCGATCTGGACCATTTCAAAGATATCAATGACACTCATGGACACATTGCCGGAGATGAGGTTCTAAAAAAGATTGGAATGGAGCTGAATGATTTTTTCAAGCGCCCTCTAGACTGTGCTTCCCGCTATGGAGGAGAGGAGCTGCTCATCCTGGCAGGGGATATGAGCCCGAGAGAAGCCGCTGTCCGGGTTGAGCTTCTCAGGGAAGAATTCTCCCGATTTGAATTTGAAAGTCCCCAGGGAAAGTTTAAAGTCAATTTCAGCTGTGGAATCTGCGGTAAGATTCCTGAATTGGATGTGGAAACACAAATTAGTAAAATAACAGGATTAGTAGACCGTTATCTTTATCAGGCTAAAGATGCCGGGAGAAATTGCACATATTTATCCGATAATATGGATAAGCCTGCCATAAAATTCGTCTTCAGTCATCTTGAATAACTTTTTTTTCTTCATTCTCAGTCTTATTTCATCCGCTGTGTGGCGTCTTCCATACTGAATCCCTTCAAGGAAGGAAAGCTCTTTCGGGGCCTTTTCGATGATTCCCTTACTGATTCTAATCTGCCAGTCCTTTGTTTCAGGCAGGTGGAGAGCGCCGATATCCTGAGTAAAGGTCGGGGTTTTCCCCAATATCCAGTCTTCTGACAGGAGGGTATTCCTTTCTGCCTGTACTAAGGGGGATTCGGAAAAATGAAGCCATTCATCTTCACTCCAGTTCAGGATGACCGAGTTCTCCTGTGGTTTGAACCAATTTTCAAATGCTGCGATAACCTGACTCATTTTCAAACCAGGGTGAACTTGACTCAGGTTGATCACATCCGAACGGGTAGAGCCAGTTCCTGAAGCATGAAGTATCACCTTGTGGTTTCCTGGAGTGATTGATTCTTCCAGACGGTCTGTTTCACTGGAGATCAGCAGGGTCCCATGGTGAAAGGCTCTGTCTTTTTTGTGACGGAAGGCACTTCCACTGACCTTATAGGTTTTCCCTTTGTAATCAACAGTCAAATCGTGGCGCAGATTGATATTTAAGTCGATGCTGCATTCTTTCATAATTTGGCAGATGATATCCAGATTCTTTTGGCGGTCATAAGACTCGAGAGGACAGATAAAGGAAAAGTTGAGGTTTCCCTGGTCATGGTAAACAGTTCCACCACCGCTTTGCCGTCTGACAAGGTAGGTGTCTTTTCTATTGCTGTGGGTACATTCCAT
This window harbors:
- a CDS encoding diguanylate cyclase, with protein sequence MNHDATTSIDARIDEAYLLTYKSLVEAEELVEACLDDSEQQEYAGGIINSRILLSLIAVHRGDSDLVRDKLTRIEEELKTTASDDSLMRLAHVRGLYFMKDGVHRDSFDAFVKAGNLAARLGNQLFQALSANGKGVIKLDQHEYQDSYDYFRVAGTYLQGLPPGILNSVLSLNMACALNGLNRDREALEILKMALKRAEELNAVILECSVLDEISLLLMKQGHLAEARGYLERGLEISKDEIYCDTSSELVYHYAELLVREGNYAIAEALIEKYGTEAEGDIQLGMYHKIAAEIFEKKGEFQKALESYKTLNTINEKIQGTQSIQSVFRQEKRELQDQNHRLMLISTIGQELVANLDIGQILNLIYEQMNALMPVDLFSVATVSGNDIEVKFTVYFGERIEPYLIHKEDTNSLMGWTARNDKEIFMRDVKTESYQYVGKIVPMKGSESDGMNSVICIPLHYITEIVGVLSVQSGKANAYSGFDLDNLRALASYAGIALRNALQTEKMSELNEVLRRQSSVDSLTGLVNRREFERQAKNIWRVCRRNNLLVSLIMIDLDHFKDINDTHGHIAGDEVLKKIGMELNDFFKRPLDCASRYGGEELLILAGDMSPREAAVRVELLREEFSRFEFESPQGKFKVNFSCGICGKIPELDVETQISKITGLVDRYLYQAKDAGRNCTYLSDNMDKPAIKFVFSHLE